In Salana multivorans, a single genomic region encodes these proteins:
- a CDS encoding GNAT family N-acetyltransferase — MTTESTTQADKPRIGVRELTPTDGDFLVDMVVEAVNWSGEHHTRRGVLGSPRLARYAVGWGRPGDLGLVAVDLEGPRGLQVPVGAAWLRYFPSKEPGYGFVAPGIPEVSLAIVPGYRRRGIGRALLINLLARARAQGTGHVSLSVARANPALALYVALGFQPVPDAPGASAESVTLVLDLILPGSTRPEPPDQPA; from the coding sequence GTGACGACGGAGTCGACGACCCAGGCTGACAAGCCGCGGATCGGCGTGCGCGAGCTCACCCCGACCGACGGTGACTTCCTCGTCGACATGGTGGTCGAGGCCGTCAACTGGAGCGGGGAGCACCACACGCGCCGCGGGGTGCTCGGCTCGCCCCGGCTCGCCCGCTACGCGGTCGGCTGGGGCCGGCCGGGCGACCTGGGACTGGTGGCCGTCGACCTCGAGGGGCCGCGCGGGCTCCAGGTCCCGGTGGGCGCCGCGTGGCTGCGCTACTTTCCCAGCAAGGAGCCGGGCTACGGCTTCGTCGCCCCCGGCATCCCCGAGGTGTCGCTGGCCATCGTGCCGGGCTATCGGCGCCGCGGCATCGGTCGCGCCCTCCTCATCAACCTCCTCGCGCGGGCCCGCGCCCAGGGGACGGGGCACGTCAGCCTCTCGGTCGCGCGCGCGAACCCGGCGCTCGCGCTGTACGTGGCGCTCGGCTTCCAGCCCGTGCCGGACGCGCCCGGCGCCAGCGCCGAGTCGGTCACCCTCGTGCTCGACCTGATCCTCCCGGGCTCGACCCGTCCCGAGCCGCCGGACCAGCCGGCCTAG
- a CDS encoding bifunctional 3'-5' exonuclease/DNA polymerase encodes MGSTSAVIEGTGSAGALVVVLDRPGDDGSADRGADGDVVRLTVLSSSAASDEDAGEAGVIDEREIDARELAGVVADLDRTRQVRWVWDSTAAWYPDLVAGGTRVARCHDLRLARMILRGSELARPADPGSALSADPAWDDWDGGWAAGPESTAARLALAQSAQESPFLQDAFDLPLDPPVAGESVPAEPGGGALARDAAGEWRRQQSLLRALAGTHPGSAHRLRLLLAAESSGALAAVELHHDGLPFRRDVHERTLADLLGERSQPGARPSRLEALAAEVRGILGAPTLNPDSLPHLLRELRRNGLDVSSTSRWELESLDHPVVAPLTEYKRLARLMSANGWAWLDAWVAEDRFRPDYVPAGVVTGRWSSRGGGALSLPHVIRDAVRAREGWRLVVVDAAQLEPRILAAMSRDEAMLAAGEGHDLYGGLVDAGVVDTRAHAKVGMLAVLYGGTSGSAAVLLPRLARAYPRAMGLVDAAARTGESGGIVTTWLGRSSPAPGPEWRATQAAASDVGAGAAEESRARSRARDWGRFTRNFVVQGSAAEWVLAWQAGVRLALRRLAGDHGLGHDEAPQLAFFLHDELVVHAPRELAPQVAVIVEEAARAASVLLFPHLDLPGLVPLDVAVVDSYAEVDGPASTGGDAEV; translated from the coding sequence GTGGGCAGCACGTCGGCGGTGATCGAGGGCACCGGAAGCGCGGGAGCGCTGGTCGTCGTCCTCGATCGCCCCGGCGACGACGGCTCCGCCGACCGCGGGGCCGACGGCGACGTCGTCCGCCTCACCGTCCTGTCGTCGAGCGCCGCGTCGGACGAGGACGCCGGCGAGGCCGGCGTCATCGATGAGCGCGAGATCGATGCGCGGGAGCTGGCCGGCGTCGTCGCCGACCTGGACCGGACGCGACAGGTCCGCTGGGTCTGGGACTCGACGGCGGCCTGGTACCCGGACCTGGTGGCTGGCGGGACGAGGGTCGCGCGCTGCCACGACCTGCGGCTGGCGCGGATGATCCTGCGCGGCTCCGAGCTGGCGCGACCGGCGGACCCGGGGTCGGCGCTCAGCGCCGACCCGGCGTGGGACGACTGGGACGGCGGCTGGGCGGCCGGACCCGAGAGCACGGCGGCGCGGCTCGCGCTGGCCCAGTCGGCCCAGGAGTCGCCGTTCCTCCAGGACGCCTTCGACCTGCCCCTCGACCCGCCGGTCGCCGGGGAGTCGGTGCCGGCGGAGCCCGGTGGCGGCGCCCTCGCGCGCGACGCCGCGGGGGAGTGGCGTCGCCAGCAGTCCCTCCTGCGCGCGCTCGCCGGGACGCACCCCGGCAGCGCGCACCGCCTGCGGCTCCTGCTCGCGGCCGAGTCGTCGGGGGCGCTCGCGGCCGTCGAGCTCCACCACGACGGCCTGCCGTTCCGCCGCGACGTGCACGAGCGGACGCTGGCCGACCTGCTCGGCGAGCGGTCCCAGCCCGGGGCGCGGCCGAGCAGGCTCGAGGCGCTCGCCGCGGAGGTCCGCGGCATCCTCGGCGCGCCGACCCTCAACCCCGACTCGCTCCCGCACCTGCTGCGCGAGCTGCGTCGCAACGGGCTCGACGTCTCCTCGACGAGCCGGTGGGAGCTCGAGAGCCTCGACCATCCCGTCGTCGCGCCGCTGACGGAGTACAAGCGGCTCGCCCGCCTCATGTCGGCCAACGGCTGGGCGTGGCTCGACGCCTGGGTCGCCGAGGACCGGTTCCGGCCCGACTACGTGCCCGCGGGCGTCGTCACCGGTCGCTGGTCCAGCCGCGGGGGAGGGGCGCTGTCGCTGCCCCACGTCATCCGCGACGCCGTCCGCGCGCGCGAGGGGTGGCGCCTCGTCGTCGTCGACGCCGCCCAGCTCGAGCCGCGCATCCTCGCCGCCATGTCCCGCGACGAGGCGATGCTCGCGGCGGGTGAGGGGCACGACCTGTACGGCGGGCTGGTCGACGCCGGCGTCGTCGACACCAGGGCGCACGCCAAGGTCGGGATGCTGGCCGTGCTCTACGGCGGGACGTCCGGCAGCGCGGCCGTCCTGCTGCCGCGGCTAGCCCGCGCCTACCCGCGCGCCATGGGGCTCGTCGACGCCGCCGCCCGGACCGGCGAGTCGGGCGGCATCGTCACGACCTGGCTCGGTCGCAGCTCCCCGGCCCCCGGCCCGGAGTGGCGGGCGACGCAGGCCGCGGCGTCGGACGTGGGCGCCGGTGCCGCCGAGGAGTCGCGGGCGCGCAGCCGGGCGCGTGACTGGGGCCGGTTCACCCGGAACTTCGTCGTCCAGGGCTCGGCGGCCGAGTGGGTGCTCGCGTGGCAGGCCGGCGTGCGGCTCGCCCTGCGTCGCCTCGCCGGCGACCACGGGCTCGGCCACGACGAGGCGCCGCAGCTCGCGTTCTTCCTGCACGACGAGCTCGTCGTCCACGCGCCGCGCGAGCTCGCGCCGCAGGTGGCCGTCATCGTCGAGGAGGCGGCTCGGGCCGCGTCGGTGCTGCTCTTCCCGCACCTCGACCTCCCCGGGCTGGTCCCGCTCGACGTCGCCGTCGTCGACTCCTACGCCGAGGTGGACGGCCCGGCCTCGACCGGCGGTGACGCGGAGGTCTGA
- a CDS encoding response regulator — translation MIRVLLVDDQALLRTGFRLVLEAVEDIEVVGEAGDGAAAEQMARALEPDVILMDVRMPGRNGIEATQAITQALPSTRVLILTTFDLDEYAFAGLRAGASGFLLKDTKPADLIEVIRVVASGDAVVSPRITRRMLELFSDRLPEVAGGTDGGVAAELACLTPRELEVLTLIGQGLSNAEIAATLVVSEATVKTHVGNVLAKTGSRDRVQAVVLAHATGLVGPGA, via the coding sequence ATGATCCGCGTGCTGCTCGTCGACGACCAGGCCCTCCTGCGCACCGGCTTCCGGCTCGTGCTCGAGGCGGTCGAGGACATCGAGGTCGTCGGCGAGGCGGGGGACGGTGCGGCGGCCGAGCAGATGGCCCGCGCGCTCGAGCCCGACGTCATCCTCATGGACGTGCGGATGCCCGGACGCAACGGGATCGAGGCGACGCAGGCCATCACGCAGGCGCTGCCGAGCACGCGCGTGCTCATCCTCACCACGTTCGACCTGGACGAGTACGCCTTCGCCGGGCTGCGGGCCGGGGCCAGCGGGTTCCTGCTCAAGGACACCAAGCCGGCGGACCTGATCGAGGTGATCCGGGTCGTGGCGAGCGGCGACGCCGTGGTCTCCCCGCGGATCACGCGGCGCATGCTCGAGCTGTTCTCCGACCGCCTTCCCGAGGTGGCCGGCGGCACCGACGGCGGGGTCGCGGCCGAGCTGGCCTGCCTGACGCCGCGGGAGCTCGAGGTGCTGACGCTCATCGGGCAGGGGCTGTCCAACGCCGAGATCGCCGCGACGCTCGTCGTGTCCGAGGCGACGGTCAAGACGCACGTCGGCAACGTCCTGGCGAAGACCGGGTCGCGCGACCGCGTGCAGGCCGTGGTGCTCGCGCACGCGACGGGGCTGGTCGGGCCCGGGGCCTGA
- a CDS encoding Bax inhibitor-1/YccA family protein, giving the protein MSNPYFTNDPYFGDSESARKERQKLGLTPAGASAAPAGPYGSYQQPASGTSTLPPIPQAGAPAQMDALEHAYAAPAATAYETGRMTYDDVIMKTGILLGVIVLVGALAWVAPPGIQQMLMIVGLIGGLVLGLVNSFRKKVSVPLILGYAVFEGLFLGAISSWFEGQWSGIVMQAILGTLAVFATMLVLFRSGKVRNTPKFQRIVMLALVGYAVFALVNLVLVWTGVMGGWGMRSGGLGLLIGAAAVVLAAATLVIDFDSIQQGVRRGAPAQYSWAAAFGLAVTLVWMYLEILRILAILRGDN; this is encoded by the coding sequence GTGAGCAACCCGTACTTCACCAACGATCCGTACTTCGGCGACTCGGAGTCGGCGCGCAAGGAGCGGCAGAAGCTGGGTCTCACCCCGGCCGGTGCCTCCGCCGCGCCCGCGGGCCCCTACGGCTCCTACCAGCAGCCCGCCTCGGGCACGTCGACGCTGCCCCCGATCCCGCAGGCCGGCGCGCCGGCCCAGATGGACGCGCTCGAGCACGCCTACGCGGCCCCCGCGGCCACCGCCTACGAGACCGGCCGCATGACGTACGACGACGTCATCATGAAGACCGGCATCCTGCTCGGCGTCATCGTGCTCGTCGGGGCGCTCGCGTGGGTCGCCCCGCCGGGGATCCAGCAGATGCTCATGATCGTCGGTCTCATCGGCGGTCTCGTCCTCGGCCTGGTCAACTCCTTCCGCAAGAAGGTCTCGGTCCCGCTGATCCTCGGCTACGCCGTGTTCGAGGGCCTGTTCCTCGGCGCCATCTCGAGCTGGTTCGAGGGCCAGTGGTCCGGCATCGTCATGCAGGCGATCCTCGGGACGCTCGCGGTGTTCGCGACGATGCTCGTCCTCTTCCGCAGCGGGAAGGTCCGCAACACCCCGAAGTTCCAGCGCATCGTCATGCTGGCGCTGGTCGGCTACGCGGTCTTCGCGCTGGTCAACCTGGTCCTCGTGTGGACGGGCGTCATGGGCGGCTGGGGCATGCGCTCGGGCGGCCTCGGCCTCCTCATCGGCGCCGCCGCCGTGGTCCTCGCGGCCGCGACCCTCGTCATCGACTTCGACTCCATCCAGCAGGGCGTCCGCCGCGGCGCCCCCGCGCAGTACTCGTGGGCCGCGGCCTTCGGCCTCGCGGTCACGCTCGTGTGGATGTACCTCGAGATCCTGCGGATCCTCGCGATCCTGCGCGGCGACAACTAG
- a CDS encoding ABC transporter permease subunit: MSTLTATPPAGAPAFTPTTSAIRGSERLSFGRLVASEWIKLVSLRSTWWTLGLTVLGMVGMSFLMAISMAAFTQEIPVSDLQGLGVQVVTFGYFLGQITVAVLGALVVTGEYSTGMIRSTFTAAPGRLSALSAKAVVLSVVVFVTGIVGGLISWAVSIPILPADTAASFSDPLAWRGLAGLGAFLVLVALMAFAIGVIVRSSAGAIAAVLGILLMLPLAFNILVGLGQEWASNVMTYLPSEAGARLMSVSAEVDAAMVDYTLLSWWQGGLVMLGFVAILTVIGGVLVKSRDA, translated from the coding sequence ATGAGCACGCTCACCGCGACGCCGCCCGCCGGCGCACCGGCCTTCACCCCCACGACCAGCGCGATCCGCGGCAGCGAGCGCCTCTCCTTCGGCCGGCTCGTCGCCTCCGAGTGGATCAAGCTCGTCTCGCTCCGCTCGACCTGGTGGACCCTCGGCCTCACCGTCCTCGGCATGGTCGGGATGTCCTTCCTCATGGCGATCTCGATGGCGGCCTTCACGCAGGAGATCCCCGTCTCCGACCTCCAGGGCCTCGGCGTCCAGGTCGTGACGTTCGGCTACTTCCTCGGCCAGATCACCGTCGCGGTGCTCGGCGCCCTCGTCGTCACCGGCGAGTACTCCACCGGCATGATCCGCTCGACGTTCACGGCCGCCCCCGGGCGTCTCTCGGCGCTCAGCGCGAAGGCCGTCGTCCTCTCGGTCGTGGTCTTCGTGACCGGCATCGTTGGCGGCCTCATCTCCTGGGCCGTGTCGATCCCGATCCTGCCGGCGGACACGGCCGCGTCGTTCTCCGACCCGCTCGCCTGGCGGGGCCTGGCCGGGCTCGGCGCCTTCCTCGTCCTCGTGGCGCTCATGGCCTTCGCGATCGGCGTCATCGTCCGCAGCTCGGCCGGCGCGATCGCCGCGGTGCTCGGCATCCTGCTCATGCTCCCGCTGGCGTTCAACATCCTCGTCGGCCTCGGCCAGGAGTGGGCCAGCAACGTCATGACCTACCTGCCGAGCGAGGCCGGTGCGCGGCTCATGTCGGTCTCGGCCGAGGTCGACGCGGCGATGGTCGACTACACGCTGCTGAGCTGGTGGCAGGGCGGGCTCGTCATGCTCGGCTTCGTCGCGATCCTGACCGTGATCGGCGGCGTCCTCGTCAAGAGCCGGGACGCGTGA
- a CDS encoding ABC transporter ATP-binding protein: MIEATNLTKRYGTKVAVDSVSFQIHPGRVTGFLGPNGAGKSTTMRMIMGLDRPTGGHVTVNGRDYTSLRAPLREVGALLEAKAVHTGRSARNHLRALAATEGISDKRVTEVIEMTGLTSVADKRVGGFSLGMGQRLGIAAAMLGDPKTLILDEPVNGLDPEGVKWVRTMVRYLADQGRTVFLSSHLMSEMAVTADELVVIGRGRIITAGPVQSVIDAVSGTSVLVRSPRAADLAALLAGPGISITSSEPGSLQVRGLEAAQIGDIAADSGLALHELTPQRASLEDAYMTLTAQDVEYTSGAAAPDAAGIADAAASKEYAA; the protein is encoded by the coding sequence ATGATCGAGGCGACGAACCTCACGAAGCGGTACGGAACGAAGGTGGCGGTGGACTCCGTGTCCTTCCAGATCCACCCCGGCCGGGTCACCGGCTTCCTCGGCCCGAACGGCGCCGGCAAGTCCACCACCATGCGGATGATCATGGGGCTGGACCGCCCGACCGGCGGGCACGTCACGGTCAACGGCCGGGACTACACGAGCCTGCGCGCCCCGCTCCGCGAGGTCGGCGCGCTGCTCGAGGCCAAGGCCGTCCACACCGGACGCTCGGCCCGCAACCACCTGCGCGCGCTCGCGGCGACCGAGGGCATCTCGGACAAGCGGGTCACGGAGGTCATCGAGATGACCGGCCTGACCTCCGTCGCCGACAAGCGCGTCGGCGGCTTCTCCCTCGGGATGGGGCAGCGCCTCGGGATCGCGGCGGCCATGCTCGGCGACCCCAAGACGCTCATCCTCGACGAGCCGGTCAACGGCCTCGACCCCGAGGGCGTCAAGTGGGTCCGCACGATGGTGCGCTACCTGGCCGACCAGGGTCGCACCGTCTTCCTCTCCTCCCACCTGATGAGCGAGATGGCCGTCACGGCCGACGAGCTCGTCGTCATCGGCCGCGGGCGGATCATCACCGCCGGCCCGGTCCAGTCCGTCATCGACGCCGTCTCCGGCACGTCCGTCCTGGTCCGCTCGCCCCGCGCCGCCGACCTCGCCGCGCTGCTGGCCGGCCCCGGCATCTCGATCACCAGCTCCGAGCCGGGCTCGCTCCAGGTCCGCGGCCTCGAGGCCGCCCAGATCGGCGACATCGCCGCCGACTCCGGCCTCGCGCTCCACGAGCTGACGCCGCAGCGCGCCTCCCTCGAGGACGCCTACATGACCCTCACGGCGCAGGACGTCGAGTACACGTCCGGCGCCGCAGCCCCCGACGCGGCCGGCATCGCCGACGCCGCTGCCTCGAAGGAGTACGCAGCATGA
- a CDS encoding sensor histidine kinase, with product MVTPDSPQGAQPTAAPPAASAVDAADLVDVTAVPLPRRPGDPLPTAHVGRVRRFFLRHPRVMDVLVMAWFGVPAFITATFISMPYQGLDPAVYNDQLGAPVTDLPWGPGYTAAALAAAAVGTAALWWRRQRPVLVLGVEVALGVVFMLVMQQSGGFEYAAAFALYAVAAVRGSRPAWVALAITGVLLIGAMVASESISESFSIAMSEPAPELSPRATSIMLWAVIGLAVLTPSLVALAIGVSVHNRRRYVAELMDRADRLALEQEQREQLAVADERARIARELHDVVAHSLTVMITLSEGAAGIVERDPARAAGVMRDVAQTGRDALGDTRRVVGVLRSEGDLTLGIADGRSPSSFVTDDAPLAPAPTEALDDLVARFRAAGLPVSLTRSGTDLPADTGLRLTVFRIVQESLTNVLRYAPLASSIDVTVARTDDAVEVEVRNATGPGPSAPAPGSGRGLIGMRERVVVFGGRLEAGPTPTGWCVRATLPWKDPA from the coding sequence ATGGTCACCCCCGACTCCCCGCAGGGGGCGCAGCCGACGGCTGCGCCCCCTGCGGCGTCGGCCGTCGACGCGGCGGACCTCGTCGACGTGACCGCCGTACCGCTCCCCCGTCGTCCCGGCGACCCGCTGCCGACGGCGCACGTCGGTCGCGTGCGCCGGTTCTTCCTGCGCCACCCCCGCGTCATGGACGTCCTGGTCATGGCGTGGTTCGGCGTCCCGGCGTTCATCACGGCGACGTTCATCTCGATGCCGTACCAGGGGCTCGACCCGGCCGTCTACAACGACCAGCTCGGCGCCCCGGTGACCGACCTGCCCTGGGGACCCGGCTACACGGCCGCCGCGCTCGCGGCGGCCGCGGTCGGCACCGCCGCCCTGTGGTGGCGACGCCAGCGGCCCGTGCTCGTGCTGGGCGTCGAGGTGGCGCTCGGGGTCGTGTTCATGCTCGTCATGCAGCAGTCCGGCGGGTTCGAGTACGCCGCGGCGTTCGCGCTCTACGCCGTCGCCGCCGTCCGCGGCTCGCGCCCGGCGTGGGTGGCGCTGGCGATCACCGGGGTGCTGCTCATCGGCGCCATGGTGGCCTCCGAGTCGATCTCGGAGTCGTTCTCGATCGCGATGTCGGAGCCGGCGCCCGAGCTGAGCCCACGCGCCACCTCGATCATGCTCTGGGCGGTGATCGGCCTCGCCGTGCTCACCCCGTCGCTCGTGGCCCTCGCGATCGGCGTCTCCGTGCACAACCGTCGCCGCTACGTCGCGGAGCTGATGGACCGGGCCGACCGGCTGGCGCTCGAGCAGGAGCAGCGGGAGCAGCTCGCCGTCGCCGACGAGCGGGCCCGGATCGCGCGCGAGCTGCACGACGTCGTCGCGCACTCCCTCACCGTCATGATCACGCTGTCCGAGGGGGCGGCCGGCATCGTCGAGCGCGACCCCGCCCGGGCGGCCGGCGTCATGCGCGATGTCGCGCAGACCGGGCGCGACGCCCTGGGCGACACCCGACGCGTCGTCGGCGTCCTGCGCTCCGAGGGCGACCTGACCCTCGGGATCGCCGACGGGCGCTCCCCGTCGTCGTTCGTGACGGACGACGCGCCCCTCGCCCCGGCCCCGACCGAGGCGCTGGACGACCTGGTGGCCCGGTTCCGGGCGGCCGGCCTGCCGGTCAGCCTCACCCGCAGCGGGACCGACCTGCCCGCCGACACCGGGCTGCGGCTCACGGTGTTCCGGATCGTGCAGGAGTCGCTGACGAACGTCCTGCGCTACGCGCCGCTGGCCTCGTCGATCGACGTGACCGTCGCCCGCACGGACGACGCCGTCGAGGTCGAGGTGCGCAACGCGACCGGTCCCGGACCGAGCGCGCCGGCGCCGGGCTCCGGCCGCGGCCTCATCGGGATGCGCGAACGCGTCGTCGTGTTCGGCGGACGGCTCGAGGCCGGACCGACCCCCACCGGCTGGTGCGTCCGCGCCACCCTCCCCTGGAAGGACCCCGCATGA